The segment atacttgttttatattaaatttatataaagatgtttcttttaattaatatctttataaattattaatattattaaatatttttctttgatttaacgAGTTAATCATACAGATTTAAGAACAAATTCTGCTATAAAATTTTGACTTACATTTAAAAACAGGATTCCTTAAAGTATGGCCATtgcagtaaattatttttgattaaaaatgcctttttaaagtcaaaatttcacAAACTAAAACACTTTCACCAATTCACCTTCAGTTCAGTTGTCACAATGTTATATAAACATTGCGAGAGTGATTAAGccttaatataaaagatttttatttttattaaaaacttcttcCCATTTTTTTGGAGAGTGCATTTAAGCAAATGATTTGgaatctacaaataaaaaaaatattaaagttaataaataaaaggaaacaaagcAAGATGAAGAatgtttattatagcaacttgtTTTCTTGCACATTCATACAACAATATGAGAACTGTTCATCGAAGAGATAGTTGAATATTTGAACAAATgtttaatctttttgtttcatttgatttgggtaactaaaaaatttttgcaagtagccttttaaaatttcattatggaTAGGACAATACTCTAGATATCATCAGggatatttaaatgaagaatcaaACACATATAAGTCCATAAAAAGTCAAagtgtaaaattcatttactttgaTTTGTACTTAGGCTACTAGAACAACACAAATCATTTGAATCTTCTTTGGATTTTACAAgcaagctattttaatttttctcattaccATAACTcaatatactaatttaaaaaaaatgtaaatactatAGGTACTGTAACAAAATGTTTGTTACGTCATTGATTTATTGAAGTAAAGTatgaatacaatgaaataaatatctaacAGCTTCATTCTCACTGAAGAGTAATATGAagctgtagattttttttttatcagaaacttTAGGGTTCTAGGAAGAGCCAcatcttaaagtatttttgaaaatttcagctCAAAATATTGCATAGAATATGGATGTCCATTAAAATCATAGATTGTGAGCAGATTTTCTCaataataaacagagaaaaattattattaaaaaattatcagtgaCATCAaatgtatatatctatataaattttaaataataataataataaagaaaaggttTAATAGTATTTTGCTTGCTTCATAAATATTGTACAGTCATAATCAGAGAATTGTCCatagtattatttatttgcagttaCAGGTTTTATTCTGGTTATTACTTTACAATGTGAATAAACATTAAtaggaaaagttttattttggaataatcaGTTGAGAAATTATTGCTAAATAACATCTCGCTAAGCCAACACACATGGATTTGACAGCACTATCCAGCTTAacaagaaataaatgtattattcagcttactatatattttttctttacattctaGAATGACAGGAAATGCTGTATGATGGTGAACTCAAGATTTTCTGATGTATAACAGAAATAGAAGTCATGATGGATTTTGTCAATTTAACTTAAAtctcaaatgaaattattaagtatttttctgtttattacaaCTTTTTAACCATCAGAATTTGTTTTTGAAGCTATAAAAGTAGTTGCATGATTCATGTTTATATTTACAGATATCTCAATTTTTATGAGACCATTGAATGAAAAAATGGTTTaaggtaattttataaatttttgtcattttttttctttctcttcagtATCTCAATATAACAATTGCTTTACAatttatctaacttttttttctttaaactctgaaaagaaattaaatgtacaATGAATAAGCTGAAAGtatgtaatacattaaaaattacattaagagCCAAGTAGTTCAATACATGAAGCATCAGGAAGTTTAGGTATTTCTCCTCAACTTGTggttttaatctgtttttttatCGGGTTGCTTTGCAATTGGACTTACTGGACTTGAATGCTGGTCATCTGGAGTGGGCTTCTCTCTTAAATCTTTGTTGGATAAAGATTTTCGAAGCCCAGCTCGACTGGATCCAATAGCCCAGAAAAAGTACCCGCTTCCTGTTAGTAGGAACAGTCGAATAAAGATGTCTGAATGTACTTGCATGTCCCAAATCTGGTTTTGATAAGCAAAACTCAACagtgctgaaaaataaaaattaacttatatattcacaatatttttaaaaattttattctactatttaataaatagagGCAAAATTTCCttcatgtaaatacaataaaaaattttgtgtatCTCACGTGtagaataaaattgcaatttaattacaattaaggATTAGCAGTTGATTAAGTATAAAAAGCTATGATCTATTACAATACAAGCCAAACTATACTATTCCTCGTTTCAGTATCCCTAGAGTACCACTTTTCGGCGATTCTACCtcgctaaggggtgagacgcCGAAAGATGAGGACATTTCCGAAATTCATCATCGTTCTTTGACTTTGCTTTCCGCcccttaaatttttttccattcagccccccccccccccccatgtatATGTGACAGAGTGCTtagcgtcatgaaaagtgcttaaatttgaaaaccattttttagcaccttaaaagtgtttaattttcagaaaaggtccttaaaaagtacttaattttctcGTGAAGGAAGAAagcgttttgttttgtttccccaTAAGTTGAAAATGACAATTCGAAATCATGGTCATAAAGGCTTGTTTACCGggtgtatcaaaaaagaaaaccaacaaaagggaaaattctaagaattatttcAAGGGTTCCAGCACATATTAAGATAACGCTTGATGATTCTTTTTTTCCTCTTCCTTTTTCTTCAGCAATGtgcattgccatttattaaaatactggaatagttatcTGGAAGGGGCGGTGTGAAATGTGTACTATGCCATACTTCACTTGAACGACCTACTACAGGTATTCAACTGTAATTGTTATTAATTGCGGTACGTAATTATGTTAATCAATCGCTTAAAATcgtgtttaaatgaaattttaacttgacgcctttaattttcaatgatcgTGATATCTTTCGtgatattttttgaacatttttatttgttggactaatcttatcaaattttttttgactaagggaaaaaaaaagaactgctgTATCTGATACttaactatttgtaaaaaaattttttttaaggttttttagaattttttttcaggatttaggttttattttttcataattttttttcttttaataactcttatagaaattttttcccaataaaatcTATCTTTATAAAGTCTTGTCCTGAGCAACGCCCAGTATTAAACCATTGAAGTTTGGGAAGTTATTTTTTGGGCATTAGAGGCACACTAAGAAcagatttctcaaacttttaattcgaagtttaattaaaaaatagaattttaacgtgttttcataacatcaaagcatattatggcataaaattattttaacaccgttttaaaggttaaaaaagaatagcttttgaataataaatttttttttggttgaatgtaaattttaattatttttttattctgagaaaTTAGTTTTGGATAATGCGATATATTGTCTCGGGCTGGcttcaagaaagattttttttaaaaacgcttcaattggcatttttacttttctgtaCACAAAATTTAgcgaaaatattgcaattgtcaaaaaattcgaactcgagattttaatttatctccacgtttcatacttccttgaattcgaaaacacattttcagaaagtatctgtctgtgacaaagataacaaaaaacactttgagctagatgaatgaaatttgatatgtggtcctcacaccaaacttgtagatttcgatgaaatttttagcaacatccattcagaggaaatctgtttgtctgaCTGTTTCAATATAAGTCAGCatgataactacgaaacgaagagaactagatactTAACATTTAGTACAGAtcttttttcatctttctttcaAACCtgttttgactaaataaacgcatcctgTGCAAAAGCAGGGAGAGTTTTTGAATCTGTAAATGTACAATATATATTTGGCAACAGCAAGTTGACACAAGGGGGCTGAGCAATAATgatcattaaaatagtttaagaTTAATATGATCTTGCTTTGTAAAGAATTTGTGAATAAGTCTTCTTtggctgattaaaaaaataaactgtaaatcAACAAGTTGACAAGCCATGGGAGTCACCACTGACCAACAGGGTCATATGAATTACGTTGCAAGAAATGCGGCGCAGCAGTCTATGTGTTAAAAATCTCTTAGAAAATTAGAGCAATTTGTAAATCTATAAATTGctatgatacattttatttattatgtacagtatttttaattggacaattatttttcaagaacatATGATCATAATAAAGCttacataaaaatgataaaatctgctAAACTTAgtcgggagaaaaaaaaaaaatcgaaacaatgAATTTTCTGTTGTTAGGAATCaaagaaggaataaaatttaacgaaaatataatatatatgtaagagAGGAGGGAGAGAAGAGCTCTTGGTGCAATTCTGATTGTAGGGCTGCAAGAAAGAGCTTTATGACTAAACTAGAATTTCGTTTAAACATATAATTCTTttgcactaattattaaaatttatttttaaatcctttttcgtGTTGGGAAATATATAAATCGGCTAAATTCTTCATGATAATTTAGAGTTAATATTTGCTATAATTATCATCTTATCCATTAATAAAGCTTAGACATATTAATTGGAAGTTCACTGTGTTAATGCCTAGAACCATATTTTCAATAGTttgatgcttatttttatttcttttttgtttagatTAATAGAATAATTGAATGTTCTCAAAAacttaaatcttgaataaaaatatttcatcagaattgtttttaggttagttgttttaaattttccttctttagtaaaatataatcCCACATGATTAAGTTTTCACTAAActaaaattaactgttttttttttttttttttttttttttttttgttatggcatttgcatttaatttctgtATAGTTTCCaagctgaataaaaaaaatgaagttacaatattgcgaaatttagaagataattgAACTGcagatttatgttttaataatactaTGATTTCATGGGAATGGTCTTCAGTAGGTAAGTTCGTGTACATTGTGATAAGAAGTATACAAGGCTATTAAAGCAACATGACTTTAATGTCTGCAATTAGATGGCTCATGAGCATGTAGTTACGTCTAAGcattttaacgaaaattaaatataaccaatattcctggcaATCGACTAGTCTCCAAAAGTAGctagtaattattaaattacaataatttttacttgaactaattgttatatatatatatatatatatatatatatatatatatatatatatatatatatatatatatatatatatatatatagttgtaaaaataatttttttagtaagatttTGAATAAGTATTTGCACTTACAAGTAAAAAATGTggtttgttttctttcaaaacaatgtttttagaaatttttgttgtaattacattgttattttaaataggaTGCAAACTAATAATTCTTTCTAAATgttgaaagaataatatatatatatatatatatatatatatatatatataattttatgtttaattaatttttaatgtatttctctTGACAATTTATGTAAAAGCTTATTCATAATGTTGAAGGAGTTATTTTAATGCTAAACCATACTCTAAAAATCTTGCATAACTTATTATGTGTACAAATCTGGCAGTGATTTCTAAAGACGTTATTCAGGGAAATGTATTATTAAGGGATTCTGATTTCTTGAAAATCATAGTGAATcaataagaaagatattttacattaaaaataaatgttgaatatatTACTCACAGAAAAGTTGAGCAATCATGGCAATGGCTATTGCTGACATGAGTCCTCTGGCTATGGATTTGTCTGTTGTACCAAAGAAACTCCAAAGCAGAAAAGCAAAGCCTAAGAGAAATAAAAGGtacacaattatttttagaaaaattacacaTGATTCGACTTGGTTGCATAATTGGTAACTAGCCAGCattttgtggttttttttctgTCGCATTTATGCAATTTGCATCTAAAGCCATGAATAGCTATGCAAAATTGAACCTGTTgtaatacattatataattagctaattaattttaaaaaaacgcagCATTAGAATTGTAATGTTTTGTGACAACAATTGTACCTCAAAATGTGTATAATTACTCCCAGTTCATGTTTTACATATCATATAATGATGAGTAATTCGACCCGCCACTTAGATATCCGTGAGATTAGTTATAtgaacgtcccgttttaaagaaacactaaggctgttttggggcggacctcataattttgagtcagatgacaaggatgacacctgagctggtaccccctctctccaaacttccacattgTAGGATCAGACGATcgcatataaaaataagaaactgtaagtttcttatttttttattacgaatcattttttttttaaatatctaactaACATGGATATAACACTAACAAAAGGTTACCGTAAATGAATTATTCTACGCATCCTTAGTATGCAAAAAAACTTAGTGATCGGATTACTAGGATGTATTTCCCGCTATCGACGAAATGATTGTTAATCAGCTTCATTGTTTTTGTGCATTCATGAGAACCGAGAGTTTGTATTTATATGACAGCTGCTCATTCTCGCAGACAAAATGGCATAgcagaaaaaatgttttcttaaaattacattacaaattgaacattaaataattttatttaacttagaaTTAATTATCtacttatttttgttaaaattttcgtACTTACTATACGCactcaaaaataaaagttgtagaAATATACAATACTACACAGTTAATGTTAACTGTAATCAAAACTGAACCAACCGATTGGAAATGACTAATGTAGGGGTGCCCAGAGAGTATAAGTAGTggtaaaatattgaatgaatacgTTTGTTTCAAATTCCGCAATTGTCAAAAATGTAATGGGAGCTTAATATCTTCTATAAAGCTACACAATAtcaatacgataaaaaaaaaaaaaaaatcgcaatatgCAAGCAAGCTATTTGTGTAAGATTCTAACCATGTCTACTTAATCTGAAATTTGTTTTCGCTATAAACATTCAATTcagtttgatttcaattaatttcgaAACGGTTCGTTACATTTGTGTAagcatttatgatatatttttttccccccttaaaGAATCTTCATTTTGGCCCATAAAATTTCTTTCGGAAAGAGCATGTGTTGTTCGTCTAAAGGAAATCATTGCATAGAAGACGAAATTATAGATTTGGTTTTTATAAACTGAGTCGCAATGTTTAAAAGTTTGAGAATCCGTAGATCAGTTAATTTCGCAATTCACGAAATTACAGacgacattaaaaataaatattaatccttATGTATTTTAACTTGATAATATTTAGAGGCTAAATAATCTTTGTAACTgatgatataaattattcaaatcttCAACATTATAAACCACTGGATTTAATTgcgaaatttggcacataatcACTTCTTGGACAACAGGCATTTactgagaaaataattttcaaaattgtaattaatttgaaCGTTTTCATTTGACGCTTTTTGTCTAGGACTTCATagagcatattaaaatataaaaaagttctaAAACTGAAGAGAAATCAGTCTTTAaaacactgaatttttaaaaaaaatattttacaacagtatttatcatttttttcagtaaCTGCGTTTACACATAATAAACTTTCAACAAAATTAAACAGTTTCCGGAAACGCGTTATCGATACtgtaattaagagtaaattatatatatatagagagataaatgaagcataaatattatcatgttacaCAATTTTGATTAAGAGgtcagaatttcttaaattttttgctatattttttatgtaactttaaatataatgctctcccaaagtttaaaaaaatatttttgcaactgtctgattttttaaaataacgattttagttgaattaatttatttcttgaacgATACGTTCCATCCACATGCTTCAGAAGCTCATGTGTCATGAAATTGCAGAATTTGATCTGAAAGCAGTGGAAAGTTTCTATGAATTTTGAGAATAGAGATTTAATTTCGTATATCTCAGTATACATACCTAATAATACTGATCCGTAAAGACTTGCCATCATTTGAAGTGGCTGGGATGTTTCTTTTTCCGGGGAACTGTCTGGCTTTGTGTAAGGGgcaaaaatatgctaaaaaggaacaaaaaagtttATTGCATCCTTATTACATTGCATTAcgttttctttatcaaattagATGAATAGTCTCCCCCTctctataattatattatatatatatatatatatatatatatatatatatatatatatatatatatatatatatatatatatatatatatatatatatatataagtctaatttaatcttaattaatttccaaagttttatcttaattcagcccatattaacttcattctaaaatgttctcttatttcctgattccattccaccttttttatttaaataattcaacacaagttctaaaattgctgaaatcgataagttcccacactccaagtgaagggataaaaatttgtcgatcTAAGACATTCCTTtgaaagatccctataattcccttacctaaatcgacgtGTCTAatgaaattcctatcaaaatctcacagtacataatcacggggataaatatttcattgggtttccctttttttgcttttgtgtcATTCTGTGTGATGTGTTTCGTCGCtgctgcttgtacataaattaggCTTCaaggatggaataaaagcgaagctTAAagattcaaagtgtcttctctgtcGTTGGCCACGATTccgcttaaaaaattatatttatatataatgaaatgatattttaaactcttaatttactCCAAATTAATAtccaaagctttattttaatttagcccatagtaatttcattctcttatttcctgatccgattccactgtttctacttaattaattcaagagaagctttgtaaaaatgcctACGTTTGCACTTTCAAACGCTCCCCGTGacgggatagaaaaatgtccagtaagcacattctttttaaaagatccctgtgtttcccttacttgtgatagACATGCgtcaaaaatccctatcgaaatctcataatatgttagcactatgaaaaatattttttctatcaatatctcgggttatataagaccagggacaAAATGTTCAAGAGcattttcctcatttctttctgtgtcgttctgtgttgtgtgtgttgctcgtcgctcctgcttgtaaataatgcgtgcttctccaagatgaaataaaacgacgcctcgaaatcgaaagtctcttcactgtcttcgaaactgcattctgcttcacataaaataatgcttatatatataatttttttcacaaattgttTCTCACAATATTATTAAGTATAAGAATGGtttctttacaattaatttagtttgtttttcattattgttacaaatattttaaaacattttcatcattCATTGTCATCCGAATAGTCATTCTCActgtttaatcaattttcttatcactcataaaaaattagtaataacttaagaaaaaaatcagcTTAAAGTGTTTTATTTAGTTGCCAACTAAACCAATTTCTTcgaaattgttttctttagtcggcaatttttcaagaatgaaattatttaaaaatcatttggagGAAATGATAAtcgtattttaatcaaaaataaagtaGCAAATGATAAGAGGAAGTGATGTTAAGTATACAACTTTGCTTCGCTTTTTCTccgaatttcttaaaaaaatggtttattatttatgttttagtgATTACCCATTCTTTTAAGTACCGTTCGTCGCAAGctataattttttctcatttatttggCAATTGTTTTGGcgacaaaaaagaaatttttgagaaatacaagaattatggagCTATCTTGGATAGAAACGGAGGTCGGAAAATCCTTATAGAAAATTCTATACTCTATcagaaaaacatatataaaagcGGCTATCTAAAGTGATGTCATCAGTTCCTTTTCTGTGTTCTTGGAGTAAGTTAAAGTTGTATATTCTATGCATTATTTCTGCTTTCGAATTAGCGTTTTGCTGGCTGCTTGTGTAGTGTATTTCCACAAGTGTTGTCATTTGTGAACACTTTGGTTGTATTATGCTTCGATTCTCTTGtggaataaagcatcattttccTCTATCCAGCATATCGGGGTTTTTTACCCATGGCCCCAAAACGCATTTatgtaacatatttattttagctttgtttctgaataaatttttggaaatgagtGTAAGAATTACTTACCGTCACTCCTGCTATTGTGAACACCATTGCCATGCCGAGATGCCACACCCAGTAACAGCGAGGTAATTTGACGAACAGATGCTCGTTGTGTCCAAGGACTTGACTGATCTGAAAGGcaataaactaaattattgatCTGAAATACTACTTTAAAAGCAAAACAGTTTGGTAACTGCATTTATGTACATAATAAAAGTATCTCTGTTCAGACAGATACCTTATTCCAAAATATTCGTGTTGTTTATCTGCTGTATCATTTTCCTTTACTCAATTCATCCATTCAAATAGCACCATTTAGTGATTTCTTTCTGTATTTGCAACCAcgcttctttattttataaatgatttcttcCTGTTTATCCGGTttgttttacagtttttataaaaccttttaaaatcacTTTATATAACTTCTCCCATTTTCAGTCACCCTGTATGAAGGCGTGGCTGTTGGAAAACTAGACTTTTAAATCACCCTGTATGAAGGCTTGGTTTTTGAGTCATCTTGTAGGAAGTCATACGGAGTTGGAGAATGATGAAAAAACGAATACATTAATATATTCAGTATAATATCATTCAAATCGTGGTCCAACAACTCATTTCTAAAGCTTTAAAGATGGCATATAGTTCCAAATgaaaaaacgatttaaaagacacaaagaataatatttatattattgcttaATAAATGCACCGCTAAAAACAGTAcaacatctaaatttttatactgttCCTTATGTCTAAATCTACGCCACGACGACCCGCCCACCCGAATGGGTGTAAGACATTATAGGCCGCCGGGGAAAGAaccattatttctttattaagagGCTTACAGTCATCGCCAGAATATGGGTGGTAAATAAGAGTACACATTATAATTCATTTGACTAAATTAAATAGTTAGCAAATCAATTCTGGGTTCAGGGGATTTTGAAAAGTGCATATAGAAAGCAGTAACacacataagcataaaaaatatcacaatgtcCAAAGGATGGAAGACATAGTAAATATAGTAGCATAGTAGACATAGACATATAGCAATATCAAACAATCTACAAATATCTAAAATCATATCTATCccattatataaagtgaaaaataggtGAATGGCACAAATGCAAGGTGGAAATACAAAGCAGATCTAGAATGACAAACACATAAAGAATATCAGCAGAAACGTACagtttttaatagttataatcCTACATGAAAAACAAACTAGAAGCTGtgccaaaataatttcataaatcatGAATGAAAGCAAGACTGAAACAACCCAAGACACAGATTCGTCATCCTAGCCACCTCTGAATTTCCTCACAAATATCTCTCGAGACTTCGCAAATCTTCCCCATCATCCTTAGCGAAGATTCGCTCCCGAGTACACTGAAAAACCAATGAGGTTTGGATTCGCAAGCGGGGCGGGTGAGGTGACAAGAACTAGTGAGTGAACATTCAAAAGCGAAGTGGTCGGCGTCCCCCAAACCACCACAGATGCAGAATGAGCTGTTTATTATATGAAagctatgtaaataaaaatgaaaagggcCATGtccagaaacaaaaaataataagtatttatatatgttaatagATTAAAATCAACTCTGGGAACATACCCTCAGACTCTTACACCTTTGTTTGAGCTATTCCAATATCGTTGCCATtcatcaaaataaagtttttaaattttttctctaaatatgaaTAAGGGGCCGGAATTGCAATTAATTCTTCCTCGATTGTTGCAGACTTGGCATGATGGTCGGCTAACTCATTATCCGGGATACCGGCATGTATTTTCGCCCAGGACAAGCCTATCAATCCTTCCGCCTTGatcatgtttaaatttaatatcattaatacatttcgaattgcatttttttatctttaaaattttaattaatgaaaggctatctgtaaaaattttaattttgacgcAGTTTTACAAAGCCCAGCAGGCCGCAAAATTAATTGCCACCAGTTCAGCCTAGAAAACAGAATTAGTGTTAAAAAGAGGGCTAGTTTTAAGCAGTGAGCTCTagttagtttattatttttaaaaattcacaccgCAGTCCCAACGTATACTGTTCCCTGTTCTATTTGTCATATTTAGTCAAATATTCTTGGTATACTAACAAACAATTTAAACACAACAGTTCTTTTCTTTTGCGATAAAATTTGTCTGAgtgataaaactttaaatttcattattttagaccaatcaacGAGCGATTGAAAGAAGCGTGATCTGTAGATTCGACACTTCTTTCAAACAACCATTGAAATGGTTAGAAATTGTGATGTTCAAAGCTACATAACTCAGTTTTAGCAGCAGAAGTATGGaacttttcttgtttaaaatattaacttgtaATTACATATAACTGATAAGGCaggtaaattataaaataatttatatatatattttagaaatattaaaatgaaatataattttttaatttagttggaAGTATGTATTTATCTTTAACGGTTTAGAAATCAGCTATTGAGCTACGATTAGagtgaacaccctgtataatatatatatatatatatatatataatataaaatgaaaggatAAGGTTTTGCATTTTCTGCAAGGTCGAAAATTGCATTTGTCagttaatggaatttttttccttctacagCAGACTTATTTATACTGATGTGGCAGGACTTCATCACACACGCCCTTCTATTTAACGCTTGGTTTCCGTGGAATGATCATTTCTTTTATGATTCTCACGTAAAGCCATCTCTTCTAACTAAATTACTTGTGCGAAAATAATACGAATTCTCTAGTCACGAAAGatgttttatgttgtttgaaaacggaagttttattatcgttttcttttagacaaatgaaattcgcGTCGATTGTTTCAATGTCTATGTATGAATATTATACGAGAAAAccattaaaatgcatgttttttgaGCAAGATGatgatataagaatttttttcaccatAAAGACCATCTTAGACAGTTGGCTCTAGAAATTATTGATTGCATTCCTAAAGATGCAGTTCTATACTTATGGTAGTCGTACAGAAGATGG is part of the Argiope bruennichi chromosome 10, qqArgBrue1.1, whole genome shotgun sequence genome and harbors:
- the LOC129988901 gene encoding tumor protein p53-inducible protein 11-like isoform X2 yields the protein MPNFASMETLSEPEVYVPYRKHSSGDLQSRLKTRKILGVGETDNGDVHRSKISQVLGHNEHLFVKLPRCYWVWHLGMAMVFTIAGVTHIFAPYTKPDSSPEKETSQPLQMMASLYGSVLLGFAFLLWSFFGTTDKSIARGLMSAIAIAMIAQLFSLLSFAYQNQIWDMQVHSDIFIRLFLLTGSGYFFWAIGSSRAGLRKSLSNKDLREKPTPDDQHSSPVSPIAKQPDKKTD
- the LOC129988901 gene encoding tumor protein p53-inducible protein 11-like isoform X1 gives rise to the protein MDSINALKRGIEGRKLEKTASQPDFHSSRLCSIATLERKHSSGDLQSRLKTRKILGVGETDNGDVHRSKISQVLGHNEHLFVKLPRCYWVWHLGMAMVFTIAGVTHIFAPYTKPDSSPEKETSQPLQMMASLYGSVLLGFAFLLWSFFGTTDKSIARGLMSAIAIAMIAQLFSLLSFAYQNQIWDMQVHSDIFIRLFLLTGSGYFFWAIGSSRAGLRKSLSNKDLREKPTPDDQHSSPVSPIAKQPDKKTD
- the LOC129988901 gene encoding tumor protein p53-inducible protein 11-like isoform X3 translates to MSIDCLKKKRVTFQTRKHSSGDLQSRLKTRKILGVGETDNGDVHRSKISQVLGHNEHLFVKLPRCYWVWHLGMAMVFTIAGVTHIFAPYTKPDSSPEKETSQPLQMMASLYGSVLLGFAFLLWSFFGTTDKSIARGLMSAIAIAMIAQLFSLLSFAYQNQIWDMQVHSDIFIRLFLLTGSGYFFWAIGSSRAGLRKSLSNKDLREKPTPDDQHSSPVSPIAKQPDKKTD